One segment of Bacteroides caecimuris DNA contains the following:
- the lpxA gene encoding acyl-ACP--UDP-N-acetylglucosamine O-acyltransferase translates to MISPLAYIHPEAKIGENVEIAPFVFIDKNVVIGDNNKIMANANILYGSRIGNGNTIFPGAVIGAIPQDLKFRGEESTAEIGDNNLIRENVTINRGTAAKGRTIVGNNNLLMEGVHVAHDALVGNGCIIGNSTKMAGEIVIDDNAIVSANVLMHQFCHVGSHVMIQGGCRFSKDIPPYIIAGREPIAFSGINIIGLRRRGFSNEVIENIHNAYRIIYQSGLNTTEALKKIEDEFEKSPEIDYIVNFIRNSERGIIK, encoded by the coding sequence ATGATAAGTCCTTTAGCGTATATCCATCCCGAAGCTAAGATTGGGGAAAATGTAGAAATTGCGCCTTTTGTTTTTATAGATAAGAACGTAGTTATCGGCGACAACAATAAAATTATGGCTAATGCCAATATTTTATACGGTTCACGTATCGGTAACGGAAACACGATTTTTCCGGGTGCCGTTATCGGAGCCATTCCGCAAGACCTTAAGTTTCGCGGTGAAGAATCGACAGCCGAAATCGGAGATAATAATCTGATCCGTGAAAATGTAACAATCAACCGTGGTACGGCAGCTAAAGGGCGCACGATTGTGGGAAATAACAATTTATTGATGGAAGGTGTACACGTAGCACACGACGCATTGGTTGGTAACGGATGTATCATCGGCAACTCTACCAAAATGGCAGGTGAGATTGTCATTGATGATAACGCGATTGTCAGTGCCAATGTATTAATGCACCAATTCTGTCATGTAGGCAGCCATGTAATGATTCAGGGGGGATGCCGTTTCAGTAAAGATATTCCTCCTTACATTATTGCAGGGCGCGAACCGATTGCTTTCAGCGGAATCAACATCATCGGCTTGCGCCGTCGTGGCTTCTCCAATGAAGTGATCGAAAATATTCACAATGCATATCGTATCATCTACCAAAGTGGTTTGAACACGACAGAAGCATTGAAGAAAATAGAAGATGAATTCGAAAAGAGTCCGGAAATTGACTATATAGTCAATTTTATCCGTAATTCAGAACGTGGTATTATTAAATAA
- a CDS encoding bifunctional UDP-3-O-[3-hydroxymyristoyl] N-acetylglucosamine deacetylase/3-hydroxyacyl-ACP dehydratase, with product MLKQKTLKDSFSLSGKGLHTGLDLTVTFNPAPDNHGYKIQRIDVEGQPTIDAVADNVTETTRGTVLSKNGVKVSTIEHGMAALYALGIDNCLIQVNGPEFPILDGSAQYYVQEIERVGTVEQNAVKDFYIIKSKIEFRDETTGSSIIVLPDENFSLNVLVSYDSTIIPNQFATLEDMHKFKDEVAASRTFVFVREIEPLLSAGLIKGGDLDNAIVIYERKMSQESFDKLADVMGVPHMDADQLGYINHKPLVWPNECARHKLLDVIGDLALIGKPIKGRIIATRPGHTINNKFARQMRKEIRLHEIQAPSYDCNREPIMDVNRIRELLPHRYPFQLVDKVIEIGANYIVGIKNITANEPFFQGHFPQEPVMPGVLQVEAMAQVGGLLVLNSVDEPERYSTYFMKIDGVKFRQKVVPGDTIIFRVELLAPIRRGVSTMKGYAFVGEKVVCEAEFMAQIVKNK from the coding sequence ATGCTGAAACAAAAAACGCTGAAAGATAGCTTTTCACTGAGCGGGAAAGGTCTTCACACTGGACTTGATCTCACTGTAACATTCAATCCAGCTCCGGACAATCACGGATATAAAATCCAACGCATTGACGTAGAAGGACAACCAACTATCGACGCAGTAGCCGACAATGTAACAGAAACCACTCGTGGTACTGTTTTGTCGAAAAATGGAGTCAAAGTAAGCACCATTGAACATGGTATGGCAGCCCTTTACGCATTGGGCATTGATAACTGCCTGATCCAAGTTAACGGACCGGAATTTCCTATTTTAGATGGTAGTGCACAATATTACGTACAAGAAATAGAACGTGTAGGAACAGTAGAACAAAATGCCGTCAAAGACTTTTATATTATCAAGTCTAAAATTGAGTTCCGGGATGAAACAACTGGCTCTTCTATCATTGTACTACCTGACGAGAATTTCAGTCTGAATGTACTGGTTTCTTACGATTCGACTATTATCCCGAATCAGTTTGCTACCCTTGAAGATATGCATAAATTCAAAGACGAAGTGGCTGCCAGCCGTACTTTCGTCTTTGTTCGCGAAATAGAGCCGTTGCTCTCTGCCGGATTAATTAAAGGCGGTGACTTGGACAATGCAATCGTAATCTACGAACGTAAAATGTCACAAGAAAGCTTCGACAAGTTGGCTGATGTGATGGGAGTACCTCACATGGATGCCGATCAGTTAGGCTATATCAATCACAAACCGTTGGTTTGGCCCAATGAATGTGCCCGCCACAAACTGCTTGATGTCATCGGTGACCTCGCTCTAATTGGAAAACCGATTAAAGGTCGTATCATCGCTACTCGTCCGGGACACACCATAAACAATAAATTTGCCCGTCAGATGCGGAAAGAAATCCGCCTGCACGAAATACAGGCACCAAGTTACGACTGCAACCGTGAACCGATAATGGATGTAAACCGTATCCGCGAATTGTTGCCGCACCGCTATCCTTTCCAACTGGTGGACAAAGTAATTGAAATAGGTGCCAACTACATTGTAGGTATTAAAAACATCACAGCCAACGAACCTTTCTTCCAGGGACATTTTCCACAGGAACCCGTTATGCCGGGAGTACTTCAAGTGGAAGCAATGGCACAAGTCGGAGGCTTGCTCGTCTTGAATTCTGTCGATGAACCAGAACGTTATTCTACCTATTTCATGAAAATAGACGGAGTGAAATTCCGTCAGAAAGTAGTGCCGGGAGATACAATCATCTTCCGTGTAGAACTGCTTGCACCTATCCGCCGCGGTGTTTCTACCATGAAAGGATACGCGTTTGTCGGCGAGAAAGTTGTTTGCGAAGCAGAGTTCATGGCACAAATAGTAAAAAATAAGTAA
- a CDS encoding IS1096 element passenger TnpR family protein, whose translation MIYRFTIISDEVDDFVREIQIDPEATFYDFHEAILKSAGYANDQMTSFFICDDDWEKEKEVTLEEMDDNPEMDSWVMKETTISELVEDEKQKLLYVFDYMTERCFFIELSEIITGKDMNGAKCTKKSGEAPKQTVDFEEMAATGSSLDLDENFYGDQDFDMEDFDQEGFDIGGGTSNPYEEEKY comes from the coding sequence ATGATATACAGATTTACTATCATATCTGATGAAGTTGACGATTTTGTCAGAGAAATACAAATTGATCCGGAAGCAACTTTTTATGACTTCCATGAAGCAATACTGAAATCAGCAGGGTACGCAAACGACCAGATGACTTCTTTCTTTATTTGCGATGATGATTGGGAAAAAGAAAAAGAAGTAACCTTGGAAGAAATGGACGACAATCCGGAAATGGATAGCTGGGTAATGAAAGAAACTACTATCAGCGAACTGGTAGAAGATGAAAAACAAAAACTGTTGTATGTATTCGATTACATGACAGAACGTTGTTTCTTCATCGAACTATCAGAAATTATCACCGGAAAAGATATGAATGGTGCCAAATGTACCAAAAAATCAGGAGAGGCTCCCAAACAAACCGTAGACTTTGAGGAAATGGCTGCTACCGGAAGTTCTCTTGATCTGGATGAAAACTTCTATGGGGATCAGGACTTCGACATGGAAGACTTCGATCAGGAAGGATTTGACATAGGTGGTGGCACTAGCAACCCATACGAAGAAGAAAAATATTAA
- a CDS encoding S9 family peptidase produces MKKISITLLLCLLCLTGMAQGQKALDLKDITSGRFRPENIQGVIPMPDGEHYTQMNADGTQIIKYSFKTGEKVEVIFDVNTTRECDFKNFDSYQFSPDGQKLLIATKTTPIYRHSYTAVHYIYPLKRNDKGVTTNNIIERLSDGGPQQVPVFSPDGTMIAFVRNNNIFLVKLLYGNSESQVTEDGKQNAVINGIPDWVYEEEFGFNRALEFSADNTLIAFIRFDESEVPSYSFPVFAGQAPHIDALKDYPGEYTYKYPKAGYPNSKVEVRTYDIKSHVTRTMKLPLDADGYIPRIRFTKDANKLAIMTLNRHQDRFDLYFADPRSTLCKLILRDESPYYIKEKIFDNIQFYPEYFSLLSERDGYSHLYWYSMGGNLIKKVTNGKFEVKDFLGYDEEDGSFYYTSNEESPLRKAVYKTDKKGKKIKLSQQVGTNTPLFSKSMKYYMNKFSNLNTPMTVTLNDNSGKILKTLITNDKLKQTLSGYVMPQKEFFTFQTTDGVKLNGWMMKPVNFSASQKYPVLMYQYSGPGSQQVLDTWEISWETYMASLGYIVVCVDGRGTGGRGEAFEKCTYLKIGVKEAKDQVETALYLGKQPYVDKNRIGIWGWSYGGYMTLMSMSEGTPVFKAGVAVAAPTDWRFYDTIYTERFMRTPKENAEGYKESSAFTRADKLHGNLLLVHGMADDNVHFQNCAEYAEQLVQLGKQFDMQVYTNRNHGIYGGNTRQHLYTRLTNFFLNNL; encoded by the coding sequence ATGAAAAAGATCAGCATCACTTTATTACTCTGCCTTCTCTGTCTGACCGGAATGGCACAAGGACAAAAGGCACTCGATTTAAAAGATATTACCTCCGGACGTTTCCGCCCGGAAAATATTCAGGGAGTAATCCCTATGCCTGATGGCGAACACTACACACAGATGAACGCTGACGGCACGCAAATCATTAAATACTCTTTCAAGACAGGCGAGAAAGTAGAAGTAATTTTCGATGTAAATACTACACGCGAATGTGACTTCAAGAACTTCGACAGTTACCAATTCTCGCCCGACGGTCAGAAATTGCTGATTGCTACCAAAACAACACCTATTTACAGGCATTCATACACAGCTGTACATTACATTTACCCTTTGAAACGAAATGACAAGGGTGTTACGACAAACAACATTATTGAACGGCTGTCTGACGGTGGACCTCAACAGGTCCCCGTCTTCTCTCCGGACGGTACCATGATTGCATTTGTCCGCAACAATAACATATTTCTTGTTAAGCTGCTTTATGGCAATAGCGAAAGCCAGGTCACAGAAGATGGCAAACAGAATGCTGTAATCAACGGTATTCCTGACTGGGTGTATGAAGAAGAATTCGGCTTCAACCGTGCTTTGGAATTCAGCGCCGACAATACGCTGATTGCTTTTATCCGTTTCGACGAGTCGGAAGTTCCCTCCTACTCTTTCCCGGTATTTGCCGGACAGGCACCCCACATTGATGCTTTAAAAGATTATCCGGGCGAATATACATACAAGTATCCGAAAGCCGGATATCCGAATTCGAAAGTAGAGGTACGTACGTATGACATCAAATCACATGTCACCCGTACAATGAAACTTCCGTTGGATGCAGACGGATACATTCCGCGTATACGCTTCACAAAGGATGCCAACAAATTGGCTATCATGACATTGAACCGCCATCAAGACCGTTTTGATCTTTACTTTGCCGATCCTCGTTCCACACTTTGCAAACTAATACTTCGCGATGAGTCTCCTTATTACATCAAAGAGAAGATTTTCGATAACATCCAGTTCTATCCGGAATATTTCAGCCTGCTTAGCGAACGTGACGGTTACAGCCACCTCTATTGGTACAGTATGGGAGGTAATCTGATTAAAAAGGTTACTAACGGTAAATTTGAGGTGAAAGATTTTCTGGGATATGATGAAGAAGACGGTTCTTTCTATTACACCAGCAATGAAGAAAGCCCTCTGCGCAAAGCTGTCTATAAAACAGACAAGAAGGGCAAAAAGATTAAACTATCCCAACAGGTAGGAACCAATACACCGCTCTTCAGCAAATCGATGAAGTATTACATGAACAAGTTCTCCAACTTGAATACTCCGATGACGGTTACACTGAATGATAATTCGGGCAAAATACTCAAAACACTTATTACCAATGACAAATTGAAACAAACATTGTCCGGATATGTAATGCCACAAAAAGAGTTTTTTACTTTCCAAACCACAGATGGCGTGAAGTTGAACGGTTGGATGATGAAACCGGTTAATTTCTCCGCATCCCAAAAATATCCGGTACTGATGTATCAATATAGCGGTCCGGGCTCTCAACAGGTATTGGATACCTGGGAAATCAGTTGGGAGACATACATGGCAAGCCTCGGTTATATCGTAGTATGTGTAGACGGTCGCGGCACAGGAGGTCGTGGAGAGGCTTTCGAGAAATGTACTTATCTTAAAATCGGAGTCAAAGAAGCCAAAGATCAAGTAGAAACAGCCTTGTATCTCGGCAAACAACCATACGTGGATAAAAATCGCATCGGTATCTGGGGCTGGAGCTACGGCGGCTACATGACTCTCATGAGTATGAGCGAAGGAACCCCCGTATTCAAAGCAGGAGTAGCAGTGGCTGCACCCACCGACTGGCGTTTCTATGATACTATCTACACAGAACGCTTCATGCGTACTCCGAAAGAGAACGCAGAAGGCTATAAGGAATCATCAGCTTTCACCCGCGCTGACAAACTGCATGGAAACTTGTTGTTGGTGCATGGCATGGCAGACGATAATGTGCACTTCCAAAATTGTGCGGAATATGCCGAACAATTGGTTCAACTTGGAAAACAATTTGATATGCAAGTGTATACAAACCGTAATCATGGAATATATGGTGGCAATACCCGCCAACACCTATACACACGGTTGACCAACTTTTTCTTGAATAACTTATAA
- the miaA gene encoding tRNA (adenosine(37)-N6)-dimethylallyltransferase MiaA: MPTLIVLIGPTGVGKTELSLRLAETFQTSIVSADSRQLYAELKIGTAAPTPDQLKRVPHQLVGTLHLTDYYSAAQYETEALEILEKLFTQHEVVILTGGSMMYVDAICKGIDDIPTVDAETRQLMLQKYEEEGLGQLCAELRLLDPEYYRMVDLKNPKRVIHALEICYMTGRTYTSFRTQQKKQRPFHILKIGLTRDREELYDRINRRVDQMMEEGLLEEVRSVLPYRHLNSLNTVGYKELFKYLDGEWELSFAIDKIKQNSRIYSRKQMTWFKRDEEIKWFHPEQETEILAYLRQSLQL; this comes from the coding sequence ATGCCTACTCTCATTGTTCTTATAGGTCCTACAGGTGTGGGGAAAACGGAGTTGAGCCTGCGCTTGGCAGAAACATTTCAGACAAGCATTGTATCTGCCGATTCGAGGCAGCTTTATGCCGAATTAAAAATAGGCACGGCAGCTCCTACTCCCGACCAACTCAAACGTGTCCCCCATCAACTGGTCGGCACGCTCCACCTCACAGACTATTACAGCGCTGCCCAATACGAAACAGAGGCACTGGAGATTCTGGAGAAATTATTCACGCAACACGAAGTCGTGATTCTCACTGGTGGCTCAATGATGTACGTAGACGCTATCTGTAAGGGAATTGACGATATTCCTACCGTTGATGCGGAAACCCGTCAACTCATGCTACAAAAGTATGAAGAGGAAGGCCTTGGACAACTCTGCGCAGAACTTCGCCTGTTAGATCCGGAATATTACCGGATGGTAGATCTGAAGAATCCCAAGCGGGTGATTCATGCGTTAGAGATTTGCTATATGACCGGACGCACTTATACTTCTTTTCGCACCCAACAAAAAAAACAGCGCCCTTTCCATATTCTGAAAATCGGCCTGACTCGTGATCGGGAAGAACTTTATGACCGTATCAACCGTCGGGTAGACCAGATGATGGAGGAAGGATTATTGGAAGAAGTACGCTCCGTACTTCCCTATCGTCACCTCAATTCACTCAATACAGTAGGCTATAAAGAACTGTTCAAATATCTGGACGGAGAATGGGAACTCTCCTTTGCTATAGACAAAATCAAGCAAAACTCCCGCATTTATTCGCGTAAACAGATGACCTGGTTCAAAAGAGATGAAGAAATAAAATGGTTCCACCCGGAACAAGAAACGGAGATACTAGCGTACCTCCGTCAATCTTTACAATTATAA